The candidate division KSB1 bacterium genome contains the following window.
AATGGTTTTTTAAAAAGTGATGACTATCCTCGTAAATTTCCTGGGCTTTAAATGAGCTGGAGCTGTAAACCATAACCACGCCGATAACCAGCAGAACAAGGACGATGAGGAATAAAGTTGAATCGAGTTTTAAGTTTTGGTCTTTCATTGTTGCATTTAACGAATTTTAAATGTACTCAAACTAAACAAGACAAGCAGAATTGCGATTATCCAAAAACGCACTACCACAGTGGATTCAGACCAGCCACTCAATTCAAAGTGATGATGAATCGGCGCCATTTTAAACAGACGCTTCTTCGTCTGTTTGTAGTAGAGCACCTGGAAAATCACTGAAAGGGCCTCGGCTGCAAACACGCCGCCAATAATAATTAACAAAAGCTCTTTTTTTAGTAAGATAGCCAATGTGCCGAGCGCACTTCCCAGCGCCAGCGAGCCAGTGTCACCCATAAATACCTGCGCCGGATGCGAATTGAACCAAAGGAATCCCAGCGATGCGCCAACCAATGCCGCACAATAAACGGTCAACTCGCCAGCGCCCGGCAGGTAAAGGATGTTCAGATAATCGCTGAAATCAGTACGGCCGGAAAAATAGGCGATGATTGCCCAGGCCAAACCCGAGATACCAACCAAACCGATTGCCAGACCATCCAACCCGTCGGTTAAGTTGACCGAGTTTGAGGTAGCAATAATCACAAAGATAACCATTGGAATATAAAAGACGCCGAAATCGATTTCATAGTCCTTGAAGAATGGCAGCGTACTTAAAGTACTGATGTCAGCAAACTGAGGCGCAAAGTAAATAACGCCCCCGACGATTGCTCCGAGCGTTAATTGTCCCAGGAGCTTGTATCGGGCAACCAGTCCCTTGGGAAGCTTTTTAACGACTTTAAGATAGTCGTCTATAAATCCCACGATGCCCATCCAAAGGGTCGCAAACAATATTAGCTGGACATAAATATTCAAGACCTGGGCCCAAAGCAGGGTAGGGATAATCACGGCGGCTAAGATGATCAGTCCGCCCATAGTGGGAGTGCCTGATTTTTGTAAGTGACTCTGGGGACCGTCCTTGCGAATTTCCTCTCTGATCTGTTTTTGCCGCAGTTTCTTGATGATGTAAGGCCCGACCACAAAACTGATAAACAGGGCAGTAATGGCTGCCGCGGCTGATCGAAACGTAATATACCGAAAGATATTAAATCCGGAGACAATCTCTTTTAACGGATAAAGTAGATAATAGAACATGACTTCAATATATTGTTGTTTGGATTAGATGAAGGTACTATATATTGTTATAAAAGTCAAGAAAAAATGGATTTAGGTGTTCCAGATTAAGCTCGGAAACTTCCGATCATTAAAGGCTGAACACCTTATTTTTCAAGTAAAGCCTCGACCACTTCTTCCATTTTCATTCCCTGCGATCCCTTTACTAAGATCGTTTCACTCTCTCTGGGTAACTCACTCAACTCACCAATGAGGGCTTCCTTATCCTCAAAATGTTTTGCGATTAGATTTTCTCCGGACTTTTTGGCCGCCAGTACAGCTTCGGCGGCGAGCTGTCCAAAAGCAAAAAACACATCAATGCCATAATTTTTTAGAGACTCGCCGATTTTTGCATGCTCTGAAAGCGCTAGTTCTCCCAATTCTAACATGTCCGCAAAGATAAAAATTTTTCTCCCGGAAGCCGGAATTGAGTGCAAGGTCTCCAAAGCTGCAAGAGTTGAGTCCGGGTTAGCGTTGTAAGCATCATTTAAAATAAGCATTTTTTTATGCTTTAAAACTTCCATGCGTTTGCCCGGCAGTTTAACATTTTGGAGGGCGGATTTCATCTGACTAAGCTCGATCCCGAATTCAGTGCCAACAGCAATCGCGGCAAGCGCGTTGATTAGATTATGATTTCCCAGGAAGTTGATTTTAATTTCTACTCCATCGACCTGCATGACTGGAAAGCCGTGTTCATTCGTTCCGGGCATTTCACCAGTCACATTTGCTTTTTTACTAAATCCGTAAGTCATGCTTTTTTTAAATTTTTGTGCGTGTTTTACAATCAACGGATCGTCAAGATTTATAAAGGGGGTGCCATTTGGTGAAAGGTATTCAAAAAGCTCCATTTTTGCCTTGGCAACTCCTTCCAAAGTTTTGAGAAACTCAAGGTGTCCACGTCCGATATTTGTAATCAAACCAAAATCCGGCTGCGCAATCTCGCAAAGCCGCGCAATTTCTCCGAAATGATTCATGCCCATTTCTATAACCAGGATTTTGTGGCTGTCATTCAGTTTGAAAAGCGTCAACGGCACGCCAATGTGGTTGTTCAGATTGCCCTCGTTTTTGCAAACCTTACCGGCTTCCGATAAAACCGCCGCGACCATTTCTTTGGTCGTTGTCTTGCCGTTCGTGCCGGTCAGCCCAAGGACCGGAATGTTGAATTTGCTGCGATATTCGTTTGCGGATTCCTGCAACGCTTTAAGCGAATCATCAACAACAAAAATCGGGTAGCTTTCAAATCCAAGTTTGTTTTTTACCCACCATTTCGCCTCGACGACCGCTGCTTTTGCTTGTCTTTTAAATGCACTCAGCACAAAATCATGACCATCATGGTTTTCTCCGCGAAGCGCAAAGTAAACCTCATTAGGTTGAATTGTCCTCGAATCGATTGAGACTCCCGAGATCTGCTGGTGTAATTTTTCTTCAGACCCTCTGTAAGTAAATGAACAATTTCGAGTTCCTAAAAACCGATTTAAAGTTAGATCCATCATTCTGTTTTTTCATCAATCCCTCAATTTCACCTGCCCAAAAAAGGGAAGGCTTCCCTCTCCGAATGGGAGAGGGAAGGGTGAGGAGGTAGTTCAATTGAAAAGAGTCTCGATTTTATTTCTGGGCTTAAATTCCAGCATGCATCTGGCCCCGGCCTTGATTTTTTTCCCGGGCTCAGGATCCTGCCTGTAAACACGACCGCTGCCAAACACTTTAGCGCTCAAGCCTTTAATTGACAATTCAGAGATGGCTCTGCGCATGGATAAACCGGTTAATTTCGGCATGATTACATATTCATTTTCATAGGAAAAATCTGATAGAGTTAAAATTATTTTCTGAAACTCACCCGAATCCGGGTCTGTCTGTAACTTTTGACTTTTGACAATTTGCCCGCTGCCGTTTGTTTGATATTGAATGTTCAAATTTTCTAAAATCTGCTTTGCTGTTTCTACTCTTCTGCCAGTTAAATCAGGAATTGCCTCGATACCCGGCTTTTGAATTTGTTTGGCAGGCGTTTCGTTAGGGGTTGGGTAAATCTTCAAAATGTGCTGAAGAATTTTTTTAAACGCCGGCGCAGCCACGTGCCCCCCGGAGTGAATAGGATAAGGTTCGTCAATTGCGACATAGATCAAATACTCCGGATGATCTGCCGGGTAAAAGCCGCCAAAAGAAGCGATATATTTTGTGTTGGAGTAACCGGACCCGCCATCGAGCGGCTTTTGTGCGGTGCCAGTTTTTCCTGCGACACGTCCACTTGAAATCCGGGCTAAAGTGCCGGTGCCGTCTGCAACAACCTCTTTTAAAATTGAGGTCATTATTTGGGCTGTTTTCGCAGACATAACTCTACGGATGCTTTGGGGCCAAAACTCAGATACGGTTTCCTGGCTTTTACTTTTTATTGTTTTTATAATTACCGGCTTCATGAGTTTTCCACCGTTTGCAATTGCGCCGTAAGCCATGGCCATTTGCAGCGGAGTGACCGCGACTTCATGACCATAAGAAATTGCCAACAGCGAAAACCTCGACCACTCGGTCTGTTTATTTAAAATACCAGAGACTCCTCCCGGCAACTCGACTCCTGATTTAATGCCAAAGCCAAAATTTCTGGCAGCCTTGTACATTTTCTCTTTGCCGATTTCCTGGGCAATCTTAGCTGCACCAATATTGCTAGAATATTTAAAAACATTTTTAAAAGAAAGCCAGGAGCGACTCTCCGGGTCGTTTATGACTTCCCCAAATATTTTATATTTACCGTTTTCACAAAAAACAACGTCATCAAGTTTTTTAACTCCGTTTTCCAGAGCGGCCATCATGGTAACAATTTTAAAAGTTGAACCCGGTTCGAAAATATCCGTTATCGAGCGGATTCTCCAGGTTTCGGGGGAAGTTTTTCCCGCCTGATTTGCATCGAAACCAGGTTGAGAAGCCATCGCCAGAATTTCACCTGTGTGAGGGTTGGTCACAATAACACTGCCGCCTTTGGCGTTAAATCGGGAGACAGTTGCACTTAATTCTTCTTCGGCAATCGTTTGAATCACATGGTCAATGGTCAGGACAACATCGTCACCGCTTTTTTGGTTTTCGCTAGAGGAGCTAATCGGTAAGATTTTTTTGCCCCGGGCATCTTTTTGGAGAACGCTCCAGCCGTCCTCACCTCTCAAATGTTCATCAAATTGCAGTTCAACGCCGCTTAGCCCGTTTCCGTCGATGTCCACAAACCCGAGAACTTGCGCCAGTTTTTCCTTAAAAGGATACACTCTTTCAGTGGACTCAACGATACTGACTCCCTCCAGGTTCATTACATTAATCATCGCCGCTTTCTTTTGATCAATTTTTCTTTCCAGTATAACAAATTTATTCCCTTTCTTAATTTTATTAACAATTTCCGATAAACTTTTCTTTAGAACCACCGCCAGCTTACGGCTTAATTTTTCAGGATCGCCAATCATTCGTTTGTCCACACCAATATCAAAAGAGGGATTACTCAGGGCGAGGGGTTTGTGATTCCGATCAAAAATTAGACCTCTTTGAGCTTTTTGCACGTGCCCTGCGACATACTGCTGTTCAGCCAACCTGGTGTATTTTTCGTGCCCGAAGACTTGGATTTGCACCAGGCGCAAAAATAAAACCCCCGCAACCAGGTATAAGCTAAGCTGTACAAAGCGAAACCTCCAGACCTTTTCCTTTTGCGGTAGTATCCTCGGCCTTTGGGTTCTGACCGCAGAATATTTATTTTTTCGATATTTGGATAATGTCTTCACTTGCAAGGAACTCCAAACCTAAATCCTGAGCTATTTTATATATTCTGCCGAAACTCGACAACCTGATTTTCTCTGTTTTTAGCTTTTTCTTTTCCGCCAGGTTTTGAGCCAAGACCGTCTCCAACCTTTGAATTTCAGCCAACTTCAAGTTTGTCTGGATCTTAAGCCACACAAACAGCAGCATCATGGCGAAAGTTAAAAGCAGAACTCGGACTTGCGGCCAAACCGAACGCTTTTTCTTCTTTTTTAAAACAACCCGGTTTTTGATAACCGGGATTTTTTTTGTCTTTGCCATTATACTCTCACGGAGCCGGGTCTGAGCGTAGCCTAAGGGCTTCACGCTCCTCGAGCATCTCTGCTGTTCTTAGCCGCGCACTACGGCTCCGCGGATTGCGCTGAACTTCTTCTTTCGACGGTTGAATCGATCGTTTGGTCAAAATTTTTAGCCTCCCGGGTTCGCCGCAGACGCAAATGGGCAAATCCGGGGGACAGACACAGCGCCTTGACTCTTGTTTGAAAAAATTCTTTACGATTCTATCTTCCAAAGAATGATAGCTGATAACGACCAATCTGCCACCCGTGGTCAAATAATCTAACCCACTTTCTAAAGCTGCCTTCAGGTTTTCCAACTCTTCGTTCACCGCAATTCGAAGTGCTTGAAAAATTCTCGAAAGAGACTTTATCCGGTTCTGGTAGGGGAGAACCACGCTGATGATTTCTTGCAAATCTGTGGTGGTTTCAATGACATTTTTTTCTCTTTCCTTTATGATAACCCGCGAGATAGCTCGATAGCGTCTTTCTTCGCCATACTTTTTGAAGATTTCACATAACTTTTCTTCGGAAAATGTGTTCGCGATTTCGTGTGCTGTGAGTTGTTGTTTTGAATTCATCCGCATGTCGAGTTTTCCTGAAGCACGATAGCTAAATCCCTTTTCGGCAGTGTCGATCTGATACGACGAGACACCTAGATCGAGCAGGATTCCATGTACGCGGTTTATTTTTAGTTTTTTCAGAACCTCCCCAAGGTTTTTGAAATTCGCCTGTTCTACCAAAAAGTTTTTATGCTTTAAGCGTGTCCGACTAAAATGAATGGCGTCATTGTCGAGATCTAAGGCGATGAGCCGACCGCTTTTGTTGATGTTCTTCAAAATTGCCTCGCTATGACCACCGCCGCCTAAGGTGCCATCCAAATAGATTCCGTTCTTCGCGGTGACGAGAAAGCTCAAAGCCTCTTCCTTTAAAACGGGTTCATGAAACACGAGCGAGACCACCTAAACCCGAATATCGAAATGCGAAATCCGAAACAATAATCAAATCCCAAAACGATTAACTTTTTTCAGAAACCCGGCCATTTTTTGTTTCGTATTTCGTGCTTAGGATTTCGAGTTTTATGTATTGTTAAATTCCAAATTCTTTAAACTCTTCCATCAGAGATTTCTCTTCGGGCGCTTGGGAAACCTGTTCGTACTTCAAAGGATTCCAGACCTGAATCGTATCAACAGAGCCGATAATCCTGGTTTTCTTTTTAATGCCGGCGTGAATGTAGTAGTCGGAGGGAATGTTCACTCTGCCTTGATTATCCAGAGAGGCTTCAGTCATGGTTTGGCCAATCAGGCGGCGGAGTCTGTTGGCGCTTTCACCGCTGTGGGGCAATTCTGAAATTTTATCGCCTATGCGTTCTTTCCATATATTATAAGGGTAAATGGTGATGCAGTTTTTCTGTTCTTTGGAAATAACAAATTCCGTTTGGTCTAACCGCTTCATGACTTTCCGAAACTTGGCCGGAATTTTCAACCGGTTGCTGCCGTCGATTGAATAGTCAAATATGCCGAGGAAATAAGCCATTAGAGGTTAATTTTAATAAGTTTAAGCGTTTAACCAATTCAACCCATATTTGGTCCAAATTAAGCCATATTGACCCAATAATAATCAAAATGTTTCTTAATGTCAAGAGGAATTTTTGTTATTTGATTTTTTTACTTTTGCCTGTTTTTTGAATGAGAAGTATCTTTCTCCAAAGTTTTGCTTGACAAAGTACCATTTTTTTAAAATATTTAAATCCCGCCGGAATTTCTTTTAAAACCAAAGGAGCTTTTCATGGAAAATCTACATTTTCTAAAAAGTTTGATCACATTTACTTCTTTGTTATGCTTGACCGTTGGAATCTCTTTCCCCGAAGAAAAAGAAAAGCAGCCCGAAGACAAATGGACGCCGAAACTCAGCATGAAATACAAATCAATTCTAGGGACTGCAATGTCTCCCGACGGGAAATTGATCGCTTATGTAGTCAGAGAACCGGTGATGGAAGAAGAGAAATCGGAGTATCTGAGCCATATCTGGGTTGTTTCATCAGATGGCAAATCAGATGTTCAGTATACACGCGGCGAAAAATCGGCCTCGAACCCGACTTTCTCACCGGCTGGCAAACACCTCGCTTTTACCTCCTCACGCACTGAGAAAAATCAGGTTTGGGTTATGCGAGTCATGGGCGGCGAAGCCGAGCAGGTGACGGAGGCTAAAAGTGGAGTAGCTTCGTACCAATGGTCGCCCGACGGAAAGTACATTGCTTATACAATGAAAGACCCCGACACTGAAGAAGAGGAGAAGGCGAAGAAAGAAAAAAAAGACGTCATTCTCGTCGATCAGAATTTTAAATACAATCATTTGTACAAAGTGCCTTTAGCGAGAAATTCAGAGGAGAAACGGCAGGCAAAGCGGTTAACCGCCGGTGAGTTTCACATCACGTCCTTCGACTGGTCACCTGATGGAAAAAACATCGTGTTTTCTCATCAAGCCGATCCGCGGATTAATACATCTCGAAGCGGTACTGATATTTCTGTTGTGCCTGCAGATAGCGGAGAGGTTAAACCTTTGGTCGTCAGACCAGGTGCTGACCGCAATCCTGAATACTCGCCAGACGGCAAATGGATTGCTTTTATTTCACATGGCGGCCAGTCCGAAAATATCGGCCTTGGGGACCTGTATCTTGTTTCTGACGCTGGAGGTACACCTGAGAAGTTGACCGAAACACCCGACCGCAATATTCGCTCAATTGATTGGTCGAGCGATGGAAAACGCATTTTTGTAACCGAGTCCTTTCGAACCTCTCGTCATCTGTTTACCATTCCTGTAGACGGAAATGAGCTTGGTTTCATAACAAGCGGCGACGGTATTTTTAGTTCAGTTTCTTTTAATGACAAAACCAATCAGATGGCTGTTACTTATCAAAATTTGGCTTCGCCTGTTGAAGTTTATACCTCTCCAATTAAAGAAATAAACATGAAAAAGCTGACGGCAGTAAATTCAAATGTCCCCAGACCAAAGATGGCAAAAACCGAATTGATTAAGTGGAAATCGAAAGATGGTTTTGAGATAGAAGGCCTGTTAACGTATCCTGTCGATTATGAAAAAGGCCGCGCCTATCCATTGATTTTAAATGTTCACGGCGGGCCTGCGGGGGTTTACAGACAATCGTTCACTGGCAATCCTTCTATTTACATGATTCAATACTTCGCGCAACAAGGCTACGCAATTCTGCGCTCCAACCCGCGCGGCAGCACCGGCTATGGCAAGGATTTCCGCTATGCCAATTTCAAAGATTGGGGATTTGGCGATTACGAGGACATTATGTCCGGTGTCGATAAAGTCATCGACATGGGAGTTGGCCACCCGGACAGCCTTTGCCTGATGGGTTGGAGTTATGGCGGCTACATGACATCTTACGTGGTCACCAAGACCAACCGGTTTAAAGCAGCCAGCATGGGCGCAGGGTTACCAAACCTGGTCAGCATGGTTACTACCACCGACATTCCGGATTATTTAGTGGCCCATATGGGCGGAGAGTTCTGGGAGGATTACGAAACCTACGAAAAACATTCTGCGATTTACCGAATCAAAAATGTCACTACGCCAACACAGGTGATTCATGGCGCTAAAGATCTACGGGTTCCGTTTACGCAAGGCCAGGAATTTTACGTTGCACTTTCACGCCTTGGTGTGCCGACGGAAATGATTGTTTATCCCAGGACGCCACACGGTCCACGCGAGCCCAAGTTTTTGATGGACGTTTCGG
Protein-coding sequences here:
- a CDS encoding phospho-N-acetylmuramoyl-pentapeptide-transferase, producing MFYYLLYPLKEIVSGFNIFRYITFRSAAAAITALFISFVVGPYIIKKLRQKQIREEIRKDGPQSHLQKSGTPTMGGLIILAAVIIPTLLWAQVLNIYVQLILFATLWMGIVGFIDDYLKVVKKLPKGLVARYKLLGQLTLGAIVGGVIYFAPQFADISTLSTLPFFKDYEIDFGVFYIPMVIFVIIATSNSVNLTDGLDGLAIGLVGISGLAWAIIAYFSGRTDFSDYLNILYLPGAGELTVYCAALVGASLGFLWFNSHPAQVFMGDTGSLALGSALGTLAILLKKELLLIIIGGVFAAEALSVIFQVLYYKQTKKRLFKMAPIHHHFELSGWSESTVVVRFWIIAILLVLFSLSTFKIR
- the murF gene encoding UDP-N-acetylmuramoyl-tripeptide--D-alanyl-D-alanine ligase; the encoded protein is MDLTLNRFLGTRNCSFTYRGSEEKLHQQISGVSIDSRTIQPNEVYFALRGENHDGHDFVLSAFKRQAKAAVVEAKWWVKNKLGFESYPIFVVDDSLKALQESANEYRSKFNIPVLGLTGTNGKTTTKEMVAAVLSEAGKVCKNEGNLNNHIGVPLTLFKLNDSHKILVIEMGMNHFGEIARLCEIAQPDFGLITNIGRGHLEFLKTLEGVAKAKMELFEYLSPNGTPFINLDDPLIVKHAQKFKKSMTYGFSKKANVTGEMPGTNEHGFPVMQVDGVEIKINFLGNHNLINALAAIAVGTEFGIELSQMKSALQNVKLPGKRMEVLKHKKMLILNDAYNANPDSTLAALETLHSIPASGRKIFIFADMLELGELALSEHAKIGESLKNYGIDVFFAFGQLAAEAVLAAKKSGENLIAKHFEDKEALIGELSELPRESETILVKGSQGMKMEEVVEALLEK
- a CDS encoding PASTA domain-containing protein, giving the protein MKTLSKYRKNKYSAVRTQRPRILPQKEKVWRFRFVQLSLYLVAGVLFLRLVQIQVFGHEKYTRLAEQQYVAGHVQKAQRGLIFDRNHKPLALSNPSFDIGVDKRMIGDPEKLSRKLAVVLKKSLSEIVNKIKKGNKFVILERKIDQKKAAMINVMNLEGVSIVESTERVYPFKEKLAQVLGFVDIDGNGLSGVELQFDEHLRGEDGWSVLQKDARGKKILPISSSSENQKSGDDVVLTIDHVIQTIAEEELSATVSRFNAKGGSVIVTNPHTGEILAMASQPGFDANQAGKTSPETWRIRSITDIFEPGSTFKIVTMMAALENGVKKLDDVVFCENGKYKIFGEVINDPESRSWLSFKNVFKYSSNIGAAKIAQEIGKEKMYKAARNFGFGIKSGVELPGGVSGILNKQTEWSRFSLLAISYGHEVAVTPLQMAMAYGAIANGGKLMKPVIIKTIKSKSQETVSEFWPQSIRRVMSAKTAQIMTSILKEVVADGTGTLARISSGRVAGKTGTAQKPLDGGSGYSNTKYIASFGGFYPADHPEYLIYVAIDEPYPIHSGGHVAAPAFKKILQHILKIYPTPNETPAKQIQKPGIEAIPDLTGRRVETAKQILENLNIQYQTNGSGQIVKSQKLQTDPDSGEFQKIILTLSDFSYENEYVIMPKLTGLSMRRAISELSIKGLSAKVFGSGRVYRQDPEPGKKIKAGARCMLEFKPRNKIETLFN
- the rsmH gene encoding 16S rRNA (cytosine(1402)-N(4))-methyltransferase RsmH, whose amino-acid sequence is MFHEPVLKEEALSFLVTAKNGIYLDGTLGGGGHSEAILKNINKSGRLIALDLDNDAIHFSRTRLKHKNFLVEQANFKNLGEVLKKLKINRVHGILLDLGVSSYQIDTAEKGFSYRASGKLDMRMNSKQQLTAHEIANTFSEEKLCEIFKKYGEERRYRAISRVIIKEREKNVIETTTDLQEIISVVLPYQNRIKSLSRIFQALRIAVNEELENLKAALESGLDYLTTGGRLVVISYHSLEDRIVKNFFKQESRRCVCPPDLPICVCGEPGRLKILTKRSIQPSKEEVQRNPRSRSARLRTAEMLEEREALRLRSDPAP
- a CDS encoding S9 family peptidase translates to MENLHFLKSLITFTSLLCLTVGISFPEEKEKQPEDKWTPKLSMKYKSILGTAMSPDGKLIAYVVREPVMEEEKSEYLSHIWVVSSDGKSDVQYTRGEKSASNPTFSPAGKHLAFTSSRTEKNQVWVMRVMGGEAEQVTEAKSGVASYQWSPDGKYIAYTMKDPDTEEEEKAKKEKKDVILVDQNFKYNHLYKVPLARNSEEKRQAKRLTAGEFHITSFDWSPDGKNIVFSHQADPRINTSRSGTDISVVPADSGEVKPLVVRPGADRNPEYSPDGKWIAFISHGGQSENIGLGDLYLVSDAGGTPEKLTETPDRNIRSIDWSSDGKRIFVTESFRTSRHLFTIPVDGNELGFITSGDGIFSSVSFNDKTNQMAVTYQNLASPVEVYTSPIKEINMKKLTAVNSNVPRPKMAKTELIKWKSKDGFEIEGLLTYPVDYEKGRAYPLILNVHGGPAGVYRQSFTGNPSIYMIQYFAQQGYAILRSNPRGSTGYGKDFRYANFKDWGFGDYEDIMSGVDKVIDMGVGHPDSLCLMGWSYGGYMTSYVVTKTNRFKAASMGAGLPNLVSMVTTTDIPDYLVAHMGGEFWEDYETYEKHSAIYRIKNVTTPTQVIHGAKDLRVPFTQGQEFYVALSRLGVPTEMIVYPRTPHGPREPKFLMDVSERILTWFEKHLGRGKPTELTAK